A single genomic interval of bacterium harbors:
- a CDS encoding lytic transglycosylase domain-containing protein, with amino-acid sequence MLNGRRTGGALWWRALYAAVFGATLLLTLALVYLTTVHVRTAEARFAHDVAVPRLVYGIPYADLINRTATAARLNPALLAAMTSAESGFDPHARSPRGAYGLMQVMPGTWREIGGAAGCRLSAADPAAPACVDEPAANLAVGAAYLRRLADRFGGNMVLAVAAYNAGTVPVVRYRGVPPYPETARYMRQVALAWYHLQTSGTLTPFWSGVIRRFDLWRRVRGAFVVILAMMTLPWVLPMRRPVAGAVMLTGVLR; translated from the coding sequence ATGCTCAACGGCCGCCGCACTGGAGGGGCGCTGTGGTGGCGCGCGCTCTACGCCGCGGTTTTTGGGGCGACCCTCCTACTCACACTCGCGCTTGTCTACCTGACGACGGTCCACGTCCGGACCGCCGAGGCCCGCTTTGCGCATGATGTCGCCGTCCCCCGCCTGGTCTACGGCATCCCGTACGCCGACCTGATCAACCGCACGGCCACCGCGGCGCGCCTCAACCCCGCGCTGCTGGCGGCAATGACCAGCGCGGAGAGCGGTTTCGATCCGCACGCCCGCTCGCCGCGCGGCGCCTACGGGCTGATGCAGGTGATGCCCGGCACGTGGCGCGAAATCGGCGGGGCCGCCGGGTGCCGCTTGTCCGCGGCGGACCCCGCGGCACCGGCCTGTGTCGACGAGCCCGCGGCGAACCTCGCGGTCGGCGCCGCGTATCTGCGCCGCCTTGCCGACCGGTTCGGCGGGAACATGGTGCTCGCGGTCGCGGCGTATAACGCGGGCACGGTGCCGGTGGTGCGGTACCGCGGCGTTCCGCCGTATCCCGAGACCGCGCGCTACATGCGCCAAGTCGCGCTCGCGTGGTATCACTTGCAGACCTCCGGGACGCTGACCCCGTTCTGGTCCGGCGTGATCCGGCGCTTCGACTTATGGCGGCGCGTGCGCGGCGCCTTCGTCGTGATCCTCGCGATGATGACGTTGCCGTGGGTCCTGCCGATGCGCAGGCCGGTGGCCGGCGCCGTCATGCTGACCGGCGTCCTCCGATGA